Sequence from the Acidihalobacter prosperus genome:
TGTGATGCTCAGGGTACGCGCATCCTCGATCGCCACCTTGGCGACCTGGTTCAGCGGTGTCGCATTGCCGTAATAGTCGACGGTAATGTGCTCAAGCAGACTCGGCGTGGCCCGCCCGGTGCGGATCTTGGCGAACTCGTGCTTGAGCGACTCGATGCTTTTCTGCATCCGCACCTTGGCATCGCTTAGAATCTCGTCAATCATCGTCAGTCTCGCTTTACAAGGGTGCCGACGGGCTCGCCCATCACCACGCGCCTAAGGTTGTCAGGCTGATACACATCAAAAACCCTGAGCGGAATGGAATTATCGCGGCACAGGACTAGCGCGGTCTGATCCATGACCTCGAGGCGCGAATTCAGGGCCTCGTCGTAAGTCAGACTGTCATAACGGCGCGCATTCGGATTATGCACCGGATCGGCATCGTAGACGCCGTCGACCTTGGTCGCCTTGAGCATGAGGTCCGCGTTGATCTCGCTGGCACGCAGGCTGGCAGCCGAATCGGTGGTGAAATAGGGGTTGCCGGTACCGGCAGCAAACACGACCACACGCCCCTTTTCGAGGTGGCGAATGGCGCGGCGGCGAATGTAATCCTCGCACACCTGATTGATCTTGATCGCCGACATCACGCGGCAGTAAGCGCCTTGATGTTCGAGGGCATCCTGCATGGCCAGGGCATTCATCACCGTGGCCAGCATACCCATTTGATCGCCGGTCACGCGGTCCATCCCCGCTTGCGCCAGACCGGCGCCGCGGAAAAGATTACCGCCGCCGATGACCATCGCCACCTGCACGCCCATCCGGCTGATTTCCGTGACCTCGCAGGCCACTCGCTGAATCATCTCAGGGTCGATGCCGAAGGACTGGTTGCCCATCAGCGCTTCGCCGCTGAGCTTGAGGAGTATACGTCTGTAAGCGGGTTTGGCGGGCTCACTCATGTGGCGGAGACATCCCGTATTGAATGACGAAACCCGGGCCGCCGAAACAGCCCGGGGTCACATTGCGCGCACGGGCCGGCAACAAGCCGGCCCGTGCGCGCGCCAGGACACGTGATCAGGCGCCCTTGACCTGCGCCATCACTTCCTCGGCGAAGTTTTCCGCCTGCTTCTCGATTCCCTCGCCGACTTCGTAGCGAACGAAACGATGCACCGATGCACCGGCATCGGCCAGCAACTTGCCTACGCTCACATCGGGCTGCTTCACGAAAGGCTGCCCCAAGAGGGTGATCTCGCCCAGATACTTCTTGATGCGCCCCTCGACCATCTTTTCGACGATCTCCGGCGGCTTGCCGCTCTCGGCGGCCTGC
This genomic interval carries:
- the pyrH gene encoding UMP kinase, encoding MSEPAKPAYRRILLKLSGEALMGNQSFGIDPEMIQRVACEVTEISRMGVQVAMVIGGGNLFRGAGLAQAGMDRVTGDQMGMLATVMNALAMQDALEHQGAYCRVMSAIKINQVCEDYIRRRAIRHLEKGRVVVFAAGTGNPYFTTDSAASLRASEINADLMLKATKVDGVYDADPVHNPNARRYDSLTYDEALNSRLEVMDQTALVLCRDNSIPLRVFDVYQPDNLRRVVMGEPVGTLVKRD